From Allofrancisella guangzhouensis, a single genomic window includes:
- a CDS encoding PQ-loop repeat-containing protein gives MQNIGYITLNISLIIYFVHFLPQMLHNQFKHKTLEISLWTHSLMILANSFDLIYAIGFGLQWQYVLVDVILLSFLVIQQFQILNDRRDKYIAVHSILIIIFLLLVMFVVLYINLSSKYLLVLGSIGGIIYNLYWLPQIYKNYRQKQAEGFSIVFLTLSLVSVMCDLSSAIFLGWPVLSIIVSLSLAMLLLLQVFQYFYYKNFTQICGA, from the coding sequence ATGCAAAATATAGGCTATATAACCCTAAATATATCTTTGATTATATATTTCGTACATTTTTTGCCTCAAATGTTACATAATCAATTTAAACATAAAACTTTAGAGATAAGTTTGTGGACTCATTCTTTAATGATTTTGGCGAACTCTTTTGATTTAATTTACGCAATAGGATTTGGTTTGCAATGGCAATATGTGTTAGTAGATGTTATTTTATTGAGTTTTTTAGTTATTCAACAATTTCAAATTTTAAATGACAGAAGAGATAAGTATATAGCTGTACATAGCATATTAATAATAATATTTTTATTGTTAGTAATGTTTGTAGTTTTATATATAAATCTTAGTTCTAAATATTTGTTAGTACTAGGGTCGATAGGTGGAATTATCTATAATTTATATTGGTTGCCACAAATATATAAAAATTATCGCCAAAAACAGGCCGAAGGGTTTAGTATAGTTTTCCTAACGTTATCTTTAGTAAGTGTAATGTGTGATCTAAGTAGCGCTATATTTCTAGGCTGGCCAGTTCTATCAATAATAGTATCTTTGAGTCTGGCTATGTTGCTGTTACTTCAAGTATTTCAGTATTTCTATTATAAAAACTTTACTCAAATTTGTGGCGCTTAA
- the rluB gene encoding 23S rRNA pseudouridine(2605) synthase RluB, which produces MDRTNSLDNSQERLQKILAKYGIGSRRKIEEFIEQGRVKVNGKVAKLGDRASNTDKISFDSKALHLYGQPMTRPRVIIYHKCEGEVCTTKDEKDRKTVFESLPKLAGSRWIMVGRLDINTTGLLLFTTDGDLANRLMHPSYEIEREYAVRVFGQQLSDDVLNRLKEGIELEDGLAKFNSIRFSGGEGANLWYYVTLSEGRNREVRRMFEAVGVTVSRLTRVRFGDVILPKYVSRGKTLELLPTEVNNLRKSVKLKPYSYPKKLVERLER; this is translated from the coding sequence ATGGACAGAACTAACAGTTTGGATAATAGCCAAGAAAGGCTTCAAAAAATACTTGCTAAATACGGTATAGGCTCAAGAAGAAAAATAGAAGAGTTTATAGAGCAAGGTAGAGTTAAAGTAAATGGCAAAGTTGCTAAATTAGGAGATAGAGCGTCAAATACAGATAAAATAAGTTTTGATAGTAAAGCTTTACATTTGTACGGTCAACCAATGACAAGACCCCGAGTAATAATATACCATAAGTGTGAGGGCGAGGTTTGTACAACTAAAGATGAAAAAGATAGAAAAACAGTTTTTGAATCATTACCCAAGCTAGCTGGATCGCGCTGGATAATGGTAGGAAGGTTAGATATAAATACTACAGGTTTGCTATTGTTTACAACTGATGGAGACTTAGCTAATCGTTTAATGCATCCTTCTTATGAAATAGAAAGAGAGTATGCTGTAAGAGTGTTTGGTCAGCAACTATCAGATGATGTACTAAACAGACTTAAAGAAGGTATAGAACTAGAGGATGGTTTGGCTAAATTTAATAGCATAAGATTTTCAGGTGGTGAAGGAGCTAATCTATGGTATTATGTAACTTTGTCTGAAGGGCGAAATAGAGAAGTCAGACGTATGTTTGAAGCTGTAGGTGTTACAGTAAGTAGATTAACGCGCGTTAGGTTTGGTGATGTAATATTACCTAAATATGTATCTCGTGGAAAAACGTTGGAACTTTTACCTACAGAGGTAAACAACCTACGTAAGTCAGTTAAACTTAAACCATATAGTTACCCAAAAAAATTAGTTGAAAGGTTAGAGAGATAG
- a CDS encoding ribose-phosphate pyrophosphokinase, whose translation MSEDLMIFSGNASRKLADEVAKELGATLGNATVGRFKDGEIHVVLNENVRGKDIFVIQSTCPPADNLMELILLIDALKRSSAERVTAVLPYFGYARQDRRSKSARVPISAKVVANMLQAVGLDRILSVDIHAEQIQGFFDIPFDNAFATKIFLEYVRKNPSKYENVKIVSPDMGGVVRARSVAKNLGVEIAVVDKRRPKPNVAEVMNIIGEVDGKHCILVDDIMDTGGTICQAAQALVDKGGAAKVSAFCVHPLLSGDAIKNIENSAIDELIVTDSIPLKLNAQECSKIKVISLAPLLAQIIEKTNGEESVSDIFRTDGLVD comes from the coding sequence ATGTCTGAAGATTTGATGATTTTTAGTGGTAATGCGTCAAGAAAGCTTGCTGATGAGGTTGCAAAAGAGTTAGGAGCAACTCTTGGTAACGCAACAGTTGGTAGATTCAAAGATGGTGAAATACACGTTGTATTAAATGAAAATGTTCGTGGTAAAGATATATTTGTAATACAGTCAACTTGTCCACCAGCAGATAATCTGATGGAACTTATTTTACTAATTGATGCATTAAAAAGATCATCAGCTGAAAGGGTAACAGCAGTATTACCGTATTTTGGTTATGCCAGACAAGATAGAAGATCAAAGTCTGCGAGAGTTCCAATTTCAGCAAAAGTAGTTGCAAATATGCTTCAAGCAGTTGGTCTTGATAGAATATTGTCAGTGGATATTCATGCCGAGCAAATACAGGGGTTTTTTGACATACCTTTTGACAATGCTTTTGCAACAAAAATCTTTTTAGAATATGTCCGTAAAAACCCGTCAAAATATGAAAACGTTAAGATAGTTTCCCCAGATATGGGTGGTGTGGTTAGAGCTAGGTCAGTAGCTAAGAATTTGGGTGTAGAGATAGCAGTAGTTGATAAAAGAAGGCCTAAACCAAACGTCGCCGAAGTTATGAATATAATTGGTGAGGTAGATGGTAAGCACTGTATCTTGGTTGATGACATAATGGATACAGGGGGTACCATATGTCAAGCAGCTCAGGCTTTAGTTGACAAAGGTGGTGCAGCTAAGGTATCAGCTTTTTGTGTCCATCCTTTGCTTTCTGGTGATGCGATTAAAAATATTGAAAATTCAGCTATAGATGAGCTTATAGTTACTGATTCTATTCCTCTTAAGCTAAACGCTCAGGAATGTAGTAAAATAAAGGTTATTTCTTTAGCTCCTTTATTAGCTCAGATAATAGAAAAAACTAATGGTGAAGAGTCTGTTAGTGATATATTCCGTACTGATGGCTTGGTAGATTAA
- a CDS encoding GNAT family N-acetyltransferase has translation MQILVLDESYCNQVISLIRKTDDYINWSDKQIFESFNDNGLVFGILQNGQLKGVSIFNYILDVAELLYICVGKNNQSAGLGYQLLEASIQELKLKGIKEFFLEVDVKNSNAIKLYKKVGFKYISTRKNYYVYKDGNTSDALIYKL, from the coding sequence ATGCAGATTTTAGTTCTAGATGAAAGTTATTGCAATCAAGTCATTAGCCTAATTCGTAAGACCGATGATTATATTAATTGGTCAGATAAACAAATATTTGAAAGTTTTAATGATAATGGTCTAGTTTTTGGAATTTTGCAAAATGGTCAACTAAAGGGTGTTAGTATATTTAACTATATTCTTGATGTGGCAGAACTTTTATACATATGTGTAGGTAAAAATAATCAATCAGCTGGCTTAGGATATCAGCTTTTAGAGGCTAGTATTCAAGAGTTAAAATTAAAAGGGATAAAGGAGTTTTTCTTAGAAGTCGATGTGAAAAATTCTAACGCTATAAAGCTATATAAAAAAGTAGGCTTTAAGTATATTTCTACACGTAAAAACTATTATGTTTATAAAGATGGAAATACTAGTGACGCTTTGATTTATAAATTATGA
- a CDS encoding HlyC/CorC family transporter: MDTYTVLVILFLLICVSAFFSSSETCMMALNKYKLKHLAKKNNKAARRSLSLVAKPEKLLITILIGNTFANIFAGAVISSYSETHFGNFGLMVATVAVTMIILIFGEIIPKSFAAVYPQKLAFPFSLPLKLIMLILYPVVIVLGIISRVALKIFGIKIESVNNESLNKEEIHTVVHESNSKLGSKNKNMLLGVLELDKILIQEVMTHFNKIEYIDLNNPIEKILIRISKMKSANILVCENGINNVIGVIKLKEITNLLILSKSSINKSKLRKIAQQPYFIPETVSLQTQLINFQKKGKRFAVVVDEYGDVIGVVTIEDIMEEIVGEFSDRFDIHNNIRKLDDRSYLIGGSATLREINRHIGIQFESEDAKTLSGLIIEKIENLPSGPCCIKGNNVLLEITEIIDTKIVSIKLTVL, translated from the coding sequence ATGGATACTTACACCGTACTAGTAATTTTATTTTTGTTAATATGTGTGTCAGCATTTTTCTCAAGTTCAGAAACGTGTATGATGGCTCTTAATAAATATAAACTCAAGCATTTAGCGAAAAAAAATAATAAAGCCGCAAGGCGTAGTTTGTCATTAGTAGCCAAACCGGAAAAGCTTTTGATAACTATACTTATAGGTAATACTTTTGCAAATATTTTTGCTGGAGCAGTTATTTCATCGTATTCAGAAACTCATTTTGGTAATTTCGGGCTTATGGTAGCCACAGTAGCAGTTACTATGATCATTTTGATATTTGGAGAAATTATACCAAAATCATTTGCAGCAGTTTATCCACAAAAACTGGCTTTTCCATTCTCATTACCTTTAAAATTGATAATGCTGATTTTATACCCTGTCGTTATAGTTTTAGGAATAATATCTAGAGTAGCACTTAAAATATTTGGTATTAAAATAGAATCAGTGAATAATGAATCCTTAAATAAGGAAGAAATACATACTGTTGTTCATGAATCAAATTCAAAGCTAGGGTCTAAAAATAAAAACATGCTTTTAGGAGTCCTCGAGCTTGATAAGATTTTAATCCAAGAAGTGATGACCCATTTTAATAAAATAGAATATATAGATTTAAACAATCCAATAGAGAAAATACTTATACGTATTTCTAAAATGAAATCTGCAAATATTCTTGTATGTGAAAACGGCATAAACAACGTGATAGGTGTAATTAAGTTAAAAGAGATAACAAATTTACTAATACTATCTAAGTCAAGTATTAATAAGTCTAAATTGCGTAAAATTGCTCAACAGCCATATTTTATTCCAGAAACTGTATCTTTACAGACTCAACTTATTAATTTCCAAAAGAAAGGTAAGCGTTTTGCTGTAGTTGTTGATGAGTATGGAGATGTTATAGGAGTGGTTACAATAGAAGATATTATGGAAGAAATAGTAGGAGAATTTTCTGATAGGTTTGATATTCATAATAATATTCGTAAGCTTGATGATAGGAGTTATCTAATCGGGGGTAGTGCTACACTTAGAGAAATAAATCGTCATATTGGTATCCAATTTGAAAGTGAAGATGCTAAGACTCTTTCTGGTTTGATAATTGAGAAGATTGAAAATTTACCATCTGGACCATGTTGTATAAAAGGCAATAATGTTCTTTTAGAAATCACAGAAATTATAGATACTAAAATAGTATCTATAAAGCTTACAGTTTTATAG
- the rlmN gene encoding 23S rRNA (adenine(2503)-C(2))-methyltransferase RlmN yields MQQDTKVNLLGLNQKSIEDFFISIDEKKFHARQVFKWIHKKGVIDFDAMTDLGKGLRNKLKDLSYITVPKVVFSKASKDGTHKWLIDVGGSAIETVFIPEEGRGTLCVSSQVGCTLNCSFCSTGKQGFNRNLTVAEIIAQLWIAARTLSKNNGEHDFTVTNIVMMGMGEPLMNFENVVPAMDIMMDDLAYGLSKRKVTLSTSGVVPRIYDLLEQSGVSLAVSLHASNNILRNELVPINKKYDIDELLKACKMYAEKGPHKQITFEYTLMNEINDNLQDAQDLVELLKSRQVPAKINLIPFNPYPGTIYKKPSNNRIHKFKEFLQQNGFVTTIRKTRGDDIDAACGQLAGDVTDKTRRKERYLKEIGDSNAS; encoded by the coding sequence ATGCAACAAGACACTAAAGTTAATTTACTTGGTTTAAATCAAAAGTCAATTGAGGATTTTTTTATATCAATTGATGAAAAAAAATTCCATGCAAGACAAGTTTTTAAATGGATACATAAAAAAGGAGTCATAGATTTTGATGCTATGACAGATTTAGGTAAAGGCTTACGAAATAAGCTAAAAGATCTATCATATATAACAGTACCTAAAGTAGTCTTTAGTAAAGCTTCTAAAGACGGCACACACAAGTGGTTAATAGATGTTGGTGGTAGTGCAATCGAAACTGTGTTTATACCAGAAGAAGGTAGGGGGACTCTTTGCGTATCATCACAAGTTGGTTGTACTTTAAATTGTAGTTTTTGTTCTACTGGTAAGCAAGGCTTTAACAGAAACTTGACAGTAGCGGAAATAATAGCTCAGCTTTGGATAGCCGCTAGGACTTTATCCAAAAACAATGGTGAACATGATTTTACAGTTACAAACATTGTAATGATGGGTATGGGTGAGCCATTGATGAATTTTGAGAATGTCGTACCAGCTATGGATATTATGATGGATGATCTAGCATATGGTCTGTCAAAGCGAAAAGTTACTCTTAGTACGTCAGGTGTTGTTCCTAGAATATATGATCTACTAGAGCAATCAGGTGTGTCATTGGCAGTTTCTTTACATGCTTCAAATAATATTTTACGTAATGAACTCGTACCTATAAACAAAAAATATGATATAGATGAATTATTAAAAGCTTGTAAAATGTATGCGGAAAAAGGACCTCATAAGCAAATAACTTTTGAATATACATTAATGAATGAAATTAATGATAATTTACAAGACGCACAAGACTTAGTAGAGCTATTAAAATCCCGACAAGTCCCTGCTAAAATAAATTTAATTCCATTTAATCCTTATCCAGGAACTATTTATAAGAAACCTAGCAACAACAGAATCCATAAGTTTAAAGAATTTTTACAGCAAAATGGTTTTGTTACTACAATACGTAAGACACGAGGTGATGACATAGATGCTGCTTGCGGCCAACTTGCTGGTGATGTCACTGATAAAACCAGAAGAAAAGAAAGATACTTGAAAGAAATAGGAGATAGTAATGCAAGCTAA
- the rplY gene encoding 50S ribosomal protein L25: protein MASFVLKAQKREDLGTGASRRLRSAGKIPAVVYGGEKEALSIVMDHDKLLHATEDRAFFSSEVTLDIDGKEEKVIIKALQRHPYKVKLIHADFMRV, encoded by the coding sequence ATGGCAAGTTTTGTTTTAAAAGCACAAAAAAGAGAAGATTTAGGAACAGGTGCGAGCCGCCGTCTAAGAAGTGCTGGTAAAATTCCAGCAGTTGTATATGGTGGTGAGAAAGAGGCTTTATCTATAGTTATGGATCATGATAAACTTTTACACGCTACTGAAGATAGAGCATTTTTTTCAAGTGAAGTGACTCTAGATATAGATGGTAAAGAAGAAAAAGTTATTATCAAAGCATTACAAAGACACCCGTACAAAGTTAAGCTTATCCATGCTGACTTTATGAGAGTTTAA
- a CDS encoding ornithine cyclodeaminase, whose translation MKILSVQDMSSIVGKHGFDNFIKDLVKYLKEDFVRWNEFDKSPRYAAHVPGGVIELMPTVDKKLFTYKYVNGHPKNPELGKQTVVATGQLSEVKHGYPLLISEMTLLTALRTAAATILATEYLARKDSKTIALIGTGAQSEFQTLAHKLIRPIKMVRYFDTDPEAMKKYANNMKDSGLELIACENAKQACEGADIIVVCTACKLHAIVIENDWIKKGVHINGLGGDCPGKTELDKNILFRGKVVVEYTQQSMIEGEIQNLTPQEIDQVLHAEVWEIVIGTKKGRESDDEITIYDSVGFAIEDFSVLRLALDLAEKYGIGSQMDMVPPIKDPKNLYSIL comes from the coding sequence ATGAAAATACTATCTGTTCAAGATATGTCTAGTATTGTTGGTAAACACGGTTTTGATAATTTTATAAAAGATTTAGTCAAGTACCTTAAAGAAGACTTTGTAAGATGGAATGAGTTTGATAAATCACCACGCTATGCTGCTCATGTTCCAGGTGGTGTAATAGAACTTATGCCTACAGTTGATAAAAAACTATTTACTTATAAATATGTAAATGGTCATCCTAAAAACCCAGAATTAGGCAAACAAACTGTGGTTGCTACCGGTCAACTTAGTGAAGTGAAACATGGTTACCCTTTACTGATTTCCGAAATGACTTTGCTTACAGCCTTAAGAACGGCAGCAGCTACAATTTTAGCTACTGAATATTTAGCTCGTAAAGACAGTAAAACGATAGCTTTGATAGGTACAGGAGCTCAAAGCGAGTTTCAGACTTTAGCTCATAAGTTAATTCGTCCTATAAAAATGGTTAGATATTTTGATACAGACCCAGAAGCTATGAAAAAATATGCTAATAATATGAAAGATTCTGGACTTGAACTAATAGCTTGTGAAAATGCTAAACAAGCTTGTGAAGGTGCTGATATTATAGTTGTTTGCACAGCTTGTAAGTTACATGCTATTGTTATAGAAAATGACTGGATCAAAAAAGGGGTTCATATAAATGGACTAGGTGGAGATTGTCCGGGCAAAACAGAACTTGATAAAAATATCTTATTTAGAGGTAAAGTGGTTGTTGAATATACACAACAATCTATGATTGAAGGTGAGATTCAAAACTTAACTCCACAAGAAATTGACCAAGTTTTACATGCAGAAGTCTGGGAAATCGTTATTGGTACTAAAAAAGGTAGAGAAAGTGATGATGAAATAACAATATATGACTCTGTAGGTTTTGCAATTGAGGATTTTTCAGTATTACGTCTAGCTTTAGATTTAGCAGAAAAATACGGTATTGGTAGTCAGATGGATATGGTCCCTCCCATCAAAGATCCCAAAAACCTTTATTCTATCCTTTAA
- a CDS encoding CDC27 family protein codes for MQANLKKISLLVGLLGVLGACSTLEPNNSSYQQNSIQGEQKKSPQLVEGNVVEYTVPARATEQKADYKKATTLNAELAIIYSHDGYLDRAKNKLIKAQQLAKEHGYKLAIVDYAAGYYYQTIGANSIAEKYYKDAIYNQPKNFEAMNFYAQFLCQVKGNYTEAEHLFDKSLYVSNNNDMAQTFFLYSECMYKQGKEKDALDFMEKADKFRTNYLGAKLRLAEMYFEQRKYKECYKVIYEMKDNGEFFNNKRVLKLRLKLAEYTHNKDEAATVRLIFSSKDFNDDNIDQFFSASDGGIE; via the coding sequence ATGCAAGCTAATTTAAAGAAAATTAGCCTATTGGTAGGACTATTAGGTGTTTTGGGAGCATGTTCTACTCTAGAACCTAATAACTCTAGCTATCAGCAAAATAGCATTCAAGGTGAACAAAAAAAATCCCCTCAGTTAGTAGAGGGTAATGTTGTAGAGTATACAGTACCTGCTAGAGCGACGGAACAAAAAGCTGATTATAAAAAAGCAACGACTCTCAATGCTGAATTAGCTATTATCTATTCACATGACGGGTATCTAGATAGAGCTAAAAATAAGTTAATCAAAGCACAGCAATTAGCAAAAGAGCATGGTTATAAGTTGGCGATAGTTGATTATGCAGCTGGATATTATTATCAAACAATAGGGGCTAATTCTATAGCTGAAAAATATTATAAAGACGCTATTTATAACCAGCCTAAAAATTTTGAAGCAATGAATTTTTATGCTCAGTTTTTATGCCAAGTAAAAGGTAATTATACTGAAGCTGAACATTTATTTGATAAATCTTTGTATGTATCTAACAATAATGATATGGCACAGACATTTTTTTTATATTCTGAATGTATGTATAAGCAAGGTAAGGAAAAAGACGCTCTAGATTTTATGGAAAAAGCTGATAAATTTAGAACAAACTACTTAGGTGCTAAATTGCGATTAGCAGAGATGTACTTTGAGCAACGAAAATACAAAGAGTGTTACAAGGTAATATATGAGATGAAGGACAATGGGGAATTTTTTAATAACAAGCGTGTATTAAAGCTGAGATTGAAGTTAGCAGAATATACACATAATAAAGATGAGGCTGCTACAGTGAGATTAATATTTTCTTCAAAAGATTTTAATGATGATAATATAGATCAGTTTTTCTCAGCTTCTGACGGTGGTATAGAATAA